In Candidatus Polarisedimenticolaceae bacterium, a single window of DNA contains:
- a CDS encoding DMT family transporter, whose product MPAPSAAKPLLALLAVTVIWGWTFSWMKQSLNAAEAAWGPGRGLLAIAWFVALRFGLAAILMLAVPAARRGFDGPVLRGGGLLGALLLAGFVLQMAGLQGVTPAVSAFLTSLYVVFTAAWIALRATHRLRPALVGGVVLATFGAGFINGPPQLTFGTAEWLTVASAAVFAMHILATDAVTKAAAPLPITTVSFAATSLGAIGLTAAAVAAPGGPGVRDLVTLAIDPAFATPLLLSCGLATVVALSLMNLFQRDLDPVRAAVVYALEPVWAAMVSIHLGLGAMDRWLWVGGAALLAGNLVAELGAARDRASTSSAAGL is encoded by the coding sequence ATGCCCGCACCGTCAGCCGCGAAGCCGCTCCTCGCTCTCCTCGCCGTCACCGTGATCTGGGGCTGGACGTTTTCCTGGATGAAGCAGTCCCTCAACGCCGCCGAGGCGGCATGGGGTCCCGGCCGGGGCCTGCTCGCCATCGCCTGGTTCGTGGCGCTGCGCTTCGGGCTCGCGGCGATCCTGATGCTCGCCGTTCCCGCGGCGCGCCGCGGCTTCGACGGGCCGGTCCTTCGCGGGGGCGGCCTTCTCGGCGCCCTGCTCCTCGCGGGGTTCGTCCTGCAGATGGCCGGGTTGCAGGGGGTCACCCCCGCGGTGTCGGCGTTCCTGACCAGCCTCTACGTCGTCTTCACCGCGGCGTGGATCGCGCTGCGGGCGACCCATCGGCTGCGCCCGGCGCTCGTGGGCGGCGTCGTGCTCGCGACCTTCGGCGCCGGGTTCATCAACGGCCCGCCGCAGCTGACCTTCGGCACCGCCGAGTGGCTCACCGTCGCCAGCGCCGCAGTCTTCGCGATGCACATCCTGGCGACCGACGCGGTCACGAAAGCCGCCGCGCCGCTGCCGATCACGACCGTGTCCTTCGCGGCGACGTCGCTCGGGGCGATCGGCCTCACCGCAGCGGCGGTGGCGGCTCCGGGAGGTCCCGGCGTCCGCGACCTCGTGACGCTCGCGATCGATCCGGCCTTCGCGACGCCTCTGCTCCTGTCCTGCGGGCTCGCGACGGTCGTCGCGCTGTCGCTGATGAACCTCTTCCAGCGCGACCTCGACCCCGTGCGCGCCGCGGTCGTGTACGCCCTGGAGCCGGTCTGGGCGGCCATGGTCTCGATCCACCTGGGCCTCGGCGCGATGGACCGCTGGTTGTGGGTCGGCGGGGCGGCGCTGCTCGCGGGGAACCTCGTCGCGGAGCTCGGCGCCGCGCGCGATCGCGCGTCGACATCGTCCGCCGCCGGGTTGTAA
- a CDS encoding ABC transporter permease gives MRIRDLFRLAWGSIAAHRLRSGLTTLGIVIGIASVILLTSIGEGTRTFILAEFTQFGTNLLAVTPGKIKTTGVPGSVVSTVKKLTVEDALALERVPGVKRVVPLALGMARVENGPRGRSVYVYGVNDAVPEVWKFGVRQGRFIPPSDPRRGAPVAVLGQKLRKELFGDENALGRYVRIGGDRYQVIGILEPKGRFLSFDLDDTAYIPIGRALKAFNRDELVEIDVLFDERRSSAEVAEGIRRVMLARHDGEEDFTIVTQDEMISVLGRVMDIVNVAVGGIGGISLLVGALGILTMMWISVSERTSEIGLAIALGAGRRQVLALFLTEAALLAGAGGAIGVATGMGIARALRLAVPALPVVTPLTFVVAAIAVSVVVGLASGALPARRAASLDPVEALRAE, from the coding sequence GTGCGGATTCGCGACCTCTTCCGCCTCGCCTGGGGCTCGATCGCGGCCCACCGCCTGCGTTCGGGACTGACCACCCTCGGCATCGTCATCGGGATCGCCTCGGTGATCCTCCTGACCTCCATCGGCGAGGGGACGCGCACGTTCATCCTCGCGGAGTTCACGCAGTTCGGGACCAACCTGCTCGCCGTCACCCCGGGGAAGATCAAGACCACCGGCGTCCCGGGCTCGGTCGTGAGCACCGTGAAGAAGCTGACCGTCGAGGACGCCCTCGCCCTCGAGCGCGTGCCGGGGGTGAAGCGCGTGGTGCCGCTCGCCCTGGGCATGGCGCGCGTCGAGAACGGGCCGCGCGGGCGGAGCGTCTACGTCTACGGCGTCAACGACGCCGTCCCCGAGGTCTGGAAGTTCGGCGTGCGCCAGGGACGGTTCATTCCCCCCTCCGACCCCCGGCGGGGCGCCCCCGTCGCGGTCCTCGGCCAGAAGCTCAGGAAGGAGCTCTTCGGCGACGAGAACGCCCTCGGCCGCTACGTGCGGATCGGCGGCGACCGCTACCAGGTGATCGGGATCCTCGAGCCGAAGGGGCGGTTCCTCTCCTTCGACCTGGACGACACCGCCTACATCCCCATCGGCCGCGCCCTCAAGGCGTTCAACCGGGACGAGCTCGTCGAGATCGACGTGTTGTTCGACGAGCGCCGATCCTCCGCCGAGGTCGCCGAGGGGATCCGTCGCGTCATGCTCGCCCGCCACGACGGCGAGGAGGACTTCACGATCGTCACGCAGGACGAGATGATCTCGGTCCTCGGGCGCGTGATGGACATCGTCAACGTCGCGGTCGGCGGGATCGGCGGGATCTCGCTCCTCGTCGGCGCGCTGGGGATCCTCACGATGATGTGGATCTCGGTCAGCGAGCGAACCTCCGAGATCGGACTCGCCATCGCGCTGGGGGCGGGCCGCCGTCAGGTCCTCGCGTTGTTCCTCACCGAAGCCGCGCTCCTCGCCGGCGCCGGCGGCGCGATCGGCGTCGCCACGGGGATGGGGATCGCCCGCGCGCTGCGACTCGCGGTGCCCGCGCTGCCGGTCGTCACTCCGCTCACCTTCGTCGTCGCGGCGATCGCCGTCAGCGTCGTGGTCGGGCTCGCCAGCGGCGCGCTCCCGGCGCGGCGCGCGGCGTCGCTGGATCCGGTCGAGGCGCTGCGCGCGGAGTAA
- a CDS encoding GNAT family N-acetyltransferase yields MIHVPPSPPAIVFRVAREADRGFVRSLSRALFSRFGDYETILDEYFDLRENRTVIAESDGEPIGFFMLSDDPHARFVLHLLAIAVAPGHQSRGLGRRLLRHALHLAEESLRPGEIRWVCLDVAEDNDRARSLFSSEGFERADGETGVYPGGQVSWAMTKKVQREG; encoded by the coding sequence GTGATCCACGTCCCGCCGTCGCCCCCCGCGATCGTCTTTCGCGTCGCCCGCGAGGCCGACCGCGGCTTCGTTCGCTCGCTCAGCCGCGCCCTGTTCTCGCGCTTCGGCGACTACGAGACGATCCTCGACGAGTACTTCGACCTGCGCGAGAACCGGACGGTGATCGCCGAGTCCGACGGCGAGCCGATCGGCTTCTTCATGCTCTCCGACGATCCCCACGCCCGCTTCGTGCTCCACCTTCTCGCGATCGCCGTCGCGCCCGGCCACCAGAGCCGCGGCCTCGGCCGACGGCTGCTGCGCCACGCCCTGCACCTGGCGGAGGAGTCGCTGCGCCCGGGGGAGATCCGCTGGGTCTGCCTCGACGTCGCCGAGGACAACGACCGCGCCCGAAGCCTGTTCAGCTCGGAGGGGTTCGAGCGGGCGGACGGGGAGACGGGGGTGTACCCGGGCGGTCAGGTTTCGTGGGCGATGACGAAGAAGGTGCAGCGGGAGGGGTAG
- a CDS encoding ABC transporter permease yields the protein MSPGDLLRFASGALRGHRLRTAMSLLGVAIGVASVILLTSLGEGARLYVTGEFTALGSNLLILIPGKTETTGAAPVFGGAVNDLILEDVEALRRRVPRARRIAPLVVGTTTVRFAERSRDVVVAGTSPDLLEIRHIRLGSGRYLPAGDEARGSRVAVLGAKIATELFPGANPLGEIVRIGDERYRVIGVMLPRGVSLGENLDEVIHIPVASGLKLFNRSGLFRVLVEVAAFEEVDAARKDVLRVLTERHDGVEDVTVLTQDAVLSAFGRILAILTAALAGIAAVSLTVAGVGIMNVMLVSVSERVREIGLLKAVGVTRRQVLAVFLTEATLLSALGGVVGLVAGFGATRALRVVWPAFPAQPPVWAVVGALALSAVVGVAFGSLPARRASRLDPVTALARR from the coding sequence GTGAGCCCCGGCGACCTGCTGCGCTTCGCGTCGGGGGCCTTGCGGGGACACCGCCTGCGCACCGCGATGTCCCTGCTCGGGGTCGCGATCGGCGTCGCCTCCGTCATCTTGCTCACGAGCCTGGGCGAGGGGGCCCGGCTCTACGTCACCGGGGAGTTCACCGCGCTCGGGAGCAACCTGCTGATCCTGATCCCGGGGAAGACCGAAACCACCGGCGCGGCGCCGGTGTTCGGCGGGGCGGTCAACGACCTCATCCTCGAGGACGTGGAGGCTCTGCGGCGGCGCGTGCCGCGGGCCCGCCGGATCGCTCCCCTCGTCGTCGGGACGACGACGGTGCGCTTCGCCGAACGCTCGCGCGACGTCGTCGTCGCGGGGACGAGTCCCGACCTGCTCGAGATCCGGCACATCCGCCTGGGGAGCGGGCGATACCTTCCCGCCGGCGACGAGGCGCGGGGCTCGCGCGTGGCGGTCCTGGGCGCGAAGATCGCGACGGAGCTGTTTCCCGGGGCGAATCCGCTCGGGGAGATCGTGCGCATCGGGGACGAGCGCTACCGCGTAATCGGCGTGATGCTCCCGCGCGGGGTCTCGCTGGGCGAGAACCTCGACGAAGTGATCCACATCCCGGTCGCGTCGGGGCTGAAGCTGTTCAACCGGTCGGGCCTGTTCCGCGTCCTCGTCGAGGTTGCGGCGTTCGAGGAGGTCGACGCGGCGCGCAAGGATGTCCTGCGCGTGCTGACCGAGCGCCACGACGGGGTCGAGGACGTCACCGTGCTCACGCAGGACGCCGTGCTGTCCGCGTTCGGGAGGATCCTCGCGATCCTCACCGCCGCGCTCGCCGGGATCGCCGCGGTGTCGCTGACCGTCGCGGGGGTGGGGATCATGAACGTGATGCTCGTCTCCGTCTCCGAGCGGGTGCGGGAGATCGGGCTGCTCAAGGCGGTCGGCGTGACGCGTCGGCAGGTGCTCGCCGTGTTCCTCACGGAGGCGACGCTGCTCTCCGCCCTGGGCGGCGTCGTGGGGCTCGTGGCCGGCTTCGGCGCCACGCGGGCCCTGCGCGTGGTGTGGCCGGCGTTCCCCGCGCAGCCTCCGGTCTGGGCCGTCGTCGGCGCGCTCGCGTTGTCGGCGGTCGTGGGTGTTGCGTTCGGCTCGCTCCCCGCGCGCCGCGCGTCGCGCCTCGATCCCGTCACCGCGCTGGCGCGCCGGTAA
- a CDS encoding EVE domain-containing protein, translating into MARRFWLMKSDPDTFGWGDLEKAPGQTTVWDGIRNYQARNTLRDDVRIGDGVLFYHSQADKSVVGTATIARAGFPDPTQFDRKHPGFDPKSKSDAPTWYAVEIKLERAFRTPVGLEALRSTPGLEGMLLLKRGMRLSVMPVTKEEWAIVTRLGGK; encoded by the coding sequence GTGGCTCGGCGATTCTGGCTGATGAAGTCCGACCCCGACACGTTCGGTTGGGGCGACCTCGAGAAGGCACCGGGACAAACCACCGTCTGGGACGGAATCCGCAACTACCAGGCCCGCAACACGCTCCGCGACGACGTCCGCATCGGGGACGGCGTCCTCTTCTATCACTCCCAGGCGGACAAGTCGGTCGTGGGGACCGCGACGATCGCGCGCGCGGGTTTTCCGGACCCCACGCAATTCGACCGGAAACACCCGGGATTCGACCCCAAGTCCAAGTCCGACGCACCGACCTGGTACGCCGTGGAGATCAAGCTCGAACGCGCCTTCAGGACGCCCGTCGGCCTCGAGGCCCTGCGTTCGACCCCCGGTCTCGAGGGAATGCTCCTGCTCAAGCGCGGCATGCGCCTGTCGGTGATGCCGGTGACGAAGGAGGAGTGGGCGATCGTCACCCGATTGGGGGGGAAGTGA
- a CDS encoding ATP-binding protein, with translation MSDHREERLPVRRDALKLRWRERIESNTAAINRAVREVLKRARATKSVRLDARSEVEIALREALANAVFHGNEGDPDKRVFLRVYGGGNWGLLVVVRDEGPGFDPKAVPDPREGDRLELTHGRGVFLMKELMDYVEWRKQGREVVLFKKRARVRRAGSGRTEPA, from the coding sequence GTGAGCGATCACCGTGAAGAGCGGTTGCCGGTGCGGCGCGACGCGCTGAAGTTGCGATGGCGCGAGCGGATCGAGAGCAACACCGCCGCCATCAACCGCGCCGTGCGTGAGGTGCTCAAGCGCGCGCGCGCGACGAAGTCCGTGCGGCTCGACGCCCGTTCCGAGGTCGAGATCGCCCTGCGGGAAGCGCTGGCCAACGCCGTGTTCCACGGAAACGAGGGCGATCCCGACAAGCGCGTCTTCCTCCGCGTGTACGGCGGCGGCAACTGGGGGCTCCTCGTGGTCGTGCGCGACGAAGGCCCCGGATTCGATCCGAAGGCGGTCCCCGATCCTCGCGAGGGAGACCGACTCGAGCTCACGCACGGCCGCGGCGTCTTTCTGATGAAAGAGCTGATGGATTACGTCGAGTGGCGCAAGCAGGGGCGCGAGGTCGTGCTCTTCAAGAAGCGCGCCCGCGTCCGTCGCGCCGGGTCCGGACGCACCGAACCGGCGTGA
- a CDS encoding S8 family serine peptidase, which yields MFFRRALPVLVLAVCLPAALAAGPEYPSGLRPPLAQVLEASAPDALVPVSIVLKDQVSAERMREAAKGFERRAGRRQVAALLKETAQATQAPLLGRLRALELEGKVSRIRPLWIGNIVGVDATPEVIRAIAARPEVAWVNHNPKTDVSLDKFTPAPPAFPTVEPRGFEEIECGVGLMRAPEVWNEFGNTGEGAVVAVIDSGVCWTHSDIANQIWVNPGEDLDHDGVVMDGDDLNGVDNDGNGFVDDLIGWDFDQLDNQPSDDNSHGSHCAGTVAGDGTAGTQTGMAPDAKIMVVRVGLNFSDEVDVWNAMQYAADNGADAISMSLGWPHNQNPDRATWRQNCEATIEAGTAMVIAAGNEGWGAEPDNIRTPGDVPRVITVAATDCSDNITGFSSRGPVSWSTVAPFNDWPFPPGLVKPDVAAPGDNTKSHNVCNGYSFKSGTSMATPHVAGAVALMVSASPGLGHDDIKQILEESAIDRGAAGKDNEYGSGRVDAYAAVQNVANPDGRVRIKEASASCQGSLSLTLADSDLKGLGTHAVQAFSSTEAAFESVVLTETGPTSGVFKGTLATDGGGVAADGKVQVRDGDVITVRYVDADDGKGGTNVVKTATAAADCRGPSISQVGETNVSDVAATIVWQTDEASGSVVTWGETKPPGSTSSTGGLTTSHSVSLSGLQSCTVYWYRVSSTDAPGNVASDDNGGLYHSFETLGDFGDGLQPCHAGKLSLARNVYDCADAVPVKVIDIDLNLSAAVADVVQVQVSSTSQPTPETIVLTETGPNTAQFVGTVPTSSGAPVPGDGVLQVSGGDVISATYHDGNDGTGSPAVSFASADVDCSGPQFSQVRVTDVTDDSAIVRWTTQEPSTSRVDWGPTAALGNVAQSATLTTSHALTIGTLAECGRFHFRVTSSDTYGNTRVLDASGAPFQFNAGMIPGIYRENFDASHGWTLEGEWQVTGPQGRGTSPGDPTAAFTGASVLGLDLTGLGAKPGDYELNSDTRAISPVLNGSALTGGRIKFRRWLNVGGGGIAYVEVKQGNTWVTAWTNQGAAGVTESAWSLQTVDISPWADGNANLQIAFRVRAGLSGSSNRAGWNVDRFVVKGTNTPEFDACGGCGGAPTFAGLESVRDLHGCADTGVELTWSIAPSWGTGRGGTYSVFRSTDPGFIPSASNRIASGIAATTWTDAAAPNDVPLYYVVRAENDETCGGGPANGGVVDANLVRVAAVDATSQPDPGDVAGTLRVDPVNASQLRLSWAAQPGAGKYVIYRADSPAGPFVERAETSATFWDDRDELGNANPRFYKVVSMTVCD from the coding sequence ATGTTCTTCCGTCGCGCCCTGCCGGTCCTCGTTCTTGCCGTCTGCCTTCCGGCCGCTCTCGCCGCCGGTCCCGAGTACCCCTCCGGGCTGCGGCCGCCGCTGGCGCAGGTCCTCGAGGCCTCGGCGCCCGACGCGCTCGTGCCGGTGAGCATCGTGCTGAAGGACCAGGTTTCCGCCGAGCGCATGCGGGAGGCGGCGAAGGGGTTCGAGCGGCGTGCGGGGCGGCGTCAGGTCGCGGCCCTCCTCAAGGAAACGGCGCAGGCGACGCAGGCGCCCCTGCTCGGGCGGCTGCGCGCCCTCGAGCTCGAGGGGAAGGTCTCCCGCATCCGTCCACTGTGGATCGGGAACATCGTGGGCGTGGACGCGACCCCCGAGGTGATCCGCGCGATCGCCGCGCGCCCCGAGGTCGCGTGGGTCAACCACAACCCGAAGACCGACGTGTCTCTCGACAAGTTCACCCCGGCGCCGCCGGCGTTTCCCACGGTCGAGCCGAGAGGGTTCGAGGAGATCGAGTGCGGCGTCGGATTGATGCGCGCCCCCGAAGTCTGGAACGAATTCGGGAACACCGGCGAGGGCGCGGTCGTCGCGGTGATCGACTCGGGCGTCTGCTGGACGCACAGCGACATCGCGAACCAGATCTGGGTCAACCCGGGCGAGGACCTCGACCACGACGGCGTCGTCATGGACGGCGACGACCTGAACGGCGTGGACAACGACGGCAACGGATTCGTCGACGACCTGATCGGCTGGGACTTCGACCAGCTCGACAACCAGCCCTCCGACGACAACTCGCACGGCTCGCACTGCGCGGGGACGGTCGCCGGCGACGGCACGGCGGGGACCCAGACCGGCATGGCCCCCGACGCCAAGATCATGGTCGTGCGCGTCGGGCTCAACTTCTCCGACGAGGTCGACGTCTGGAATGCGATGCAGTACGCCGCCGACAACGGCGCCGACGCGATCTCGATGTCCCTGGGCTGGCCGCACAACCAGAACCCCGATCGGGCGACCTGGCGGCAGAACTGCGAGGCGACGATCGAGGCGGGGACCGCGATGGTCATCGCCGCGGGGAACGAGGGGTGGGGCGCCGAGCCCGACAACATCCGCACCCCCGGGGACGTCCCCCGCGTGATCACCGTCGCGGCGACCGACTGCTCGGACAACATCACCGGTTTCTCGTCGCGTGGACCCGTCTCGTGGTCGACCGTGGCGCCGTTCAACGACTGGCCGTTCCCGCCGGGGCTCGTGAAGCCCGACGTGGCGGCCCCCGGCGACAACACCAAGAGCCACAACGTCTGCAACGGGTACTCGTTCAAGAGCGGCACGTCGATGGCGACGCCGCACGTCGCGGGCGCGGTCGCGCTGATGGTCTCGGCGAGCCCGGGGCTCGGCCACGACGACATCAAGCAGATCCTCGAGGAATCGGCGATCGACCGCGGGGCGGCGGGGAAGGACAACGAATACGGCTCCGGCCGCGTGGACGCCTACGCGGCGGTGCAGAACGTCGCGAATCCCGACGGGCGGGTGCGCATCAAGGAGGCCTCGGCCTCGTGCCAGGGGTCGTTGAGCCTCACGCTCGCCGACTCCGACCTCAAGGGCCTCGGGACGCACGCGGTCCAGGCGTTCTCCTCGACCGAGGCGGCGTTCGAGTCGGTGGTGCTGACCGAGACCGGCCCGACCTCGGGGGTGTTCAAGGGGACGCTGGCGACCGACGGCGGGGGGGTCGCGGCCGACGGGAAGGTGCAGGTGCGGGACGGCGACGTGATCACCGTCCGCTACGTCGACGCCGACGACGGCAAGGGGGGGACGAACGTCGTCAAGACGGCGACGGCGGCGGCGGACTGCCGCGGCCCTTCGATCTCGCAGGTCGGGGAGACGAACGTCTCCGACGTCGCGGCGACGATCGTCTGGCAGACCGACGAGGCGTCGGGCTCCGTCGTGACCTGGGGCGAGACGAAACCTCCGGGATCGACCTCGAGCACCGGCGGGTTGACGACCTCGCACAGCGTGAGCCTCTCGGGGCTCCAGTCGTGCACCGTGTACTGGTACCGGGTCAGCTCGACCGACGCCCCGGGGAACGTCGCCTCCGACGACAACGGCGGGCTCTACCACTCCTTCGAAACCCTCGGGGACTTCGGCGACGGCCTGCAGCCCTGCCACGCCGGCAAGCTCTCGCTCGCGCGCAACGTCTACGACTGCGCCGACGCGGTGCCGGTCAAGGTGATCGACATCGATCTCAATCTCTCCGCGGCCGTCGCCGACGTCGTGCAGGTTCAGGTGTCGTCGACGAGCCAGCCGACCCCGGAGACGATCGTCCTGACCGAGACGGGACCGAACACCGCCCAGTTCGTGGGCACGGTCCCGACCTCCTCGGGCGCGCCGGTTCCCGGGGACGGCGTGCTGCAGGTGAGCGGCGGGGACGTGATCTCCGCGACCTACCACGACGGGAACGACGGGACGGGTTCGCCCGCCGTCTCGTTCGCGAGCGCCGACGTCGATTGCTCCGGGCCGCAGTTCTCCCAGGTTCGCGTCACCGACGTCACCGACGACAGCGCGATCGTGCGCTGGACGACGCAGGAGCCGTCGACCTCGCGGGTGGACTGGGGCCCGACGGCGGCGCTCGGGAACGTCGCGCAGAGCGCGACGCTCACCACGTCCCACGCCTTGACGATCGGAACGCTCGCCGAGTGCGGGCGGTTCCACTTTCGCGTGACCTCCTCCGACACCTACGGGAACACGCGCGTGCTCGATGCGTCGGGGGCGCCGTTCCAGTTCAACGCCGGGATGATCCCGGGGATCTACCGCGAGAATTTCGACGCCTCGCACGGCTGGACCCTCGAAGGGGAGTGGCAGGTCACCGGCCCGCAGGGGAGGGGCACGAGCCCCGGCGACCCGACGGCGGCGTTCACCGGCGCCAGCGTGCTCGGGCTCGACCTCACCGGACTCGGCGCGAAGCCGGGGGATTACGAGCTGAACTCGGATACGCGGGCGATCAGCCCCGTGCTGAACGGCTCGGCGCTGACCGGCGGGCGGATCAAGTTCCGGCGCTGGCTCAACGTCGGCGGCGGCGGGATCGCTTACGTCGAGGTGAAGCAGGGGAACACCTGGGTGACCGCCTGGACGAACCAGGGGGCCGCCGGGGTGACCGAATCGGCGTGGTCGCTGCAGACGGTGGACATCAGCCCGTGGGCCGACGGGAACGCCAACCTCCAGATCGCGTTCCGTGTGAGGGCGGGGCTCAGCGGCTCGTCGAACCGCGCCGGCTGGAACGTCGACCGGTTCGTCGTGAAGGGGACGAACACGCCGGAGTTCGACGCGTGCGGCGGCTGCGGAGGGGCTCCGACCTTCGCCGGTCTCGAGTCGGTGCGCGACCTCCACGGCTGCGCCGACACCGGCGTCGAGTTGACCTGGAGCATCGCGCCGTCATGGGGCACCGGCCGCGGCGGGACCTATTCGGTATTCCGCTCGACCGACCCGGGCTTCATCCCGTCGGCGTCGAACCGGATCGCCTCCGGGATCGCCGCCACGACATGGACCGACGCCGCCGCGCCGAACGACGTCCCCCTCTACTACGTCGTCCGCGCGGAGAACGACGAGACGTGCGGCGGCGGGCCCGCGAACGGCGGGGTCGTCGACGCCAACCTCGTCAGGGTCGCGGCGGTCGACGCCACGAGCCAGCCCGATCCGGGGGACGTCGCCGGCACCCTGCGCGTCGACCCGGTCAACGCCTCGCAACTGCGCCTGAGCTGGGCGGCCCAGCCCGGCGCGGGGAAATACGTCATCTACCGGGCGGACTCCCCCGCGGGACCGTTCGTGGAACGGGCCGAGACGAGCGCGACCTTCTGGGACGATCGAGACGAGCTCGGAAACGCCAACCCGCGTTTCTACAAGGTCGTCTCCATGACCGTCTGCGACTAA
- a CDS encoding efflux RND transporter periplasmic adaptor subunit encodes MRSSWVKRLLLVGAGLAALVALRFTVFEPESIPVTVYRAAAGRVEETVTNSKAGTVKSRRRATLSTEIGGRVAELPAREGKSVKSGEVLLRLSDDDPAAQVALQERSAEAAEASAREACDAAGQADRDLERNRALASQSIVSPSLLEQSQSVKDTARSACEAAKARARQAQAAVKLARVQRDKSTLRAPFDGVIAEISTEVGEWITPSPPGVPIPPVIELIDPAAIYVSAPLDEVDVARVTTGRTVRVTMDAFPGRSFGGKVVRVAPYVLDREEQNRTFEIEVELDDAAFARTLVPGSSADVEVILDAREGVLRVPSYALLEGGRVLVAREGRVVERKVRTGLRNWAFTEVLEGLTAGDAVCVTLDRAEIRDGARVRVEGETDR; translated from the coding sequence ATGCGCTCCTCCTGGGTGAAGCGCCTGCTGCTCGTCGGCGCCGGGCTCGCGGCGCTGGTGGCGTTGCGATTCACGGTCTTCGAGCCCGAGTCGATTCCCGTCACCGTTTACCGCGCCGCGGCGGGACGCGTCGAGGAGACCGTCACCAACAGCAAGGCGGGGACGGTCAAGTCGAGGCGGCGCGCGACCCTCTCCACGGAGATCGGCGGCCGCGTCGCCGAGCTTCCGGCACGCGAGGGGAAGAGCGTGAAGTCCGGGGAAGTGCTCCTGCGGCTGAGCGACGACGATCCCGCCGCGCAGGTCGCGCTGCAGGAGCGCTCGGCCGAGGCCGCGGAGGCTTCCGCGCGCGAGGCGTGCGACGCCGCCGGGCAGGCCGACCGCGACCTCGAGCGCAACCGCGCGCTGGCCTCGCAGTCGATCGTGTCGCCGTCGCTCCTCGAGCAGTCGCAGAGCGTGAAGGACACCGCGCGCTCCGCGTGCGAGGCGGCGAAGGCGCGGGCGCGGCAGGCGCAGGCGGCGGTGAAGCTCGCGCGCGTCCAGCGGGACAAGTCGACGCTGCGCGCGCCGTTCGACGGCGTGATCGCGGAGATCTCGACGGAGGTCGGCGAGTGGATCACGCCGTCGCCGCCGGGCGTTCCCATCCCGCCCGTGATCGAGCTCATCGACCCGGCGGCGATCTACGTCTCGGCCCCCCTCGACGAGGTGGACGTCGCGCGCGTCACGACGGGCCGGACGGTGCGGGTGACGATGGACGCGTTCCCCGGACGGTCGTTCGGCGGGAAGGTCGTGCGGGTCGCACCGTACGTGCTGGACCGGGAGGAGCAGAACCGGACCTTCGAGATCGAGGTCGAGCTCGACGACGCCGCGTTCGCGCGCACCCTCGTGCCGGGTTCGTCGGCGGACGTCGAGGTGATCCTCGACGCGCGGGAGGGCGTCCTTCGCGTGCCGAGTTACGCGCTCCTCGAAGGGGGGCGGGTGCTCGTCGCGCGCGAGGGGCGCGTGGTCGAGAGGAAGGTGCGCACCGGGCTCCGGAACTGGGCGTTCACCGAGGTCCTCGAGGGGCTTACCGCCGGAGACGCCGTCTGCGTCACCCTCGATCGCGCCGAGATCAGGGACGGCGCCCGCGTACGCGTCGAGGGCGAGACCGACCGGTGA
- a CDS encoding ABC transporter ATP-binding protein, producing MIALAGVSRTYDVGGRPVRALQEVSFEIPSGGYVSIMGPSGSGKSTLLNILGCLDRPTAGTYVLDGEEVGGFDDDRLSLVRRHKIGFVFQAFHLVPRLTAAGNVELPMVFAGVASAERAERVAAALAAVGLSDRADHRPDQLSGGERQRVAIARAVVMRPAILLADEPTGNLDSRSGAEVLGLLERMNADGLTLIVVTHDAALGARARTHVRLADGRIVERA from the coding sequence GTGATCGCCCTCGCCGGAGTCTCCCGCACCTACGACGTCGGCGGGAGGCCCGTGCGCGCGCTGCAGGAGGTGTCGTTCGAGATCCCGTCCGGCGGGTACGTGTCGATCATGGGACCGTCGGGATCGGGGAAGTCCACCCTCCTCAACATCCTCGGGTGCCTCGACCGGCCGACCGCCGGAACCTACGTCCTCGACGGGGAGGAGGTCGGCGGCTTCGACGACGACCGCCTCTCGCTCGTGCGGCGGCACAAGATCGGGTTCGTCTTCCAGGCGTTCCACCTCGTTCCGCGGCTGACCGCGGCGGGGAACGTCGAGTTGCCGATGGTCTTCGCCGGCGTCGCGAGCGCCGAAAGGGCCGAGCGCGTCGCCGCGGCCCTCGCCGCAGTGGGATTGTCCGATCGCGCGGATCACCGGCCCGACCAGCTCTCGGGGGGCGAGCGCCAGCGGGTCGCGATCGCGCGCGCGGTCGTGATGCGGCCGGCGATCCTGCTCGCCGACGAGCCGACCGGGAACCTCGACAGCCGATCGGGGGCGGAGGTTCTGGGGTTGCTCGAGCGGATGAACGCCGACGGGCTCACCTTGATCGTCGTCACCCACGACGCGGCCCTCGGGGCGCGGGCGAGGACGCACGTCCGCCTCGCCGACGGACGGATCGTGGAGCGGGCGTGA